A region from the Cellvibrio sp. PSBB006 genome encodes:
- a CDS encoding AAA family ATPase codes for MANSINTIQSIELENFKGYRRSGDGVTKTIDMTVDGQPADLILVTGKNGVGKTSLLEAMDWVLNQADVGAGGFLTTDKSQGAVSVNGRRLELQGKTKTDHRKLTTVASFFYQENIAELACNEIIQLLEPENKPGEEIKRGLKSLQMRLESWQRQLNSLKYRKNYEEERKLLAGRVNELVARIPQEFPLRKELVDSTLTLKNGNLQNQWESQIRNLSNSIGGISNLSEPVGSHLPDQLSHIGHSLLEYRGKPVDTSEKGSDSPAFTNAFLSTVQSLPADLPIKRWSTGTAFVPSGLENTLFVGFDGDIYIEAVDELEKKRSELASDYHRLANLQGQLKGDGRSLLGWVNDFSENVNNWLRVWDAHPDSKRVSELKQRLQDQLEGLSDLANVRYAEINGQIENVTREGQAVTDKLNQMRRFQGVAKDINAHSKKLSHLIDRPAFTVEGLTDYVSDYLEKLKTPETTGFSASNGEAVIQELGKVFSDWSALEIQKVEDDANSTDLVSLEQAEKMISDALAICKQESSARSQLLSVVGVIPQVELEQLLSNMNLLLASFHFPEDFLPIVLENNGTEKSPKWSFATKLGVKFDDLSTGQKSQLAICWTINLNLAMTKQLGHQVIGFDDFTTSLDMNQLIPAAVLLRKLAYADANDGWKRQVFVTSHHEDLTNRLLDFLLPPQGKSMKVIQFEDWSPESGPQVKCYKVDMGEVTSSGLEEAIKRVVTSC; via the coding sequence TTGGCTAATAGCATCAATACCATCCAGTCAATTGAACTGGAAAATTTCAAAGGTTACCGAAGGTCTGGAGATGGTGTCACTAAGACTATAGATATGACGGTCGATGGACAGCCGGCCGACCTTATCTTGGTAACGGGTAAAAATGGTGTCGGCAAAACGTCTTTGTTAGAAGCAATGGACTGGGTGCTCAATCAGGCTGATGTCGGTGCTGGTGGCTTTTTGACTACTGACAAGAGCCAAGGGGCTGTTTCAGTAAATGGCCGGAGGCTAGAGCTTCAGGGTAAGACTAAAACCGATCATAGAAAGCTTACTACGGTTGCCTCATTTTTCTACCAGGAAAACATAGCTGAGCTAGCTTGCAATGAAATAATTCAATTATTAGAGCCTGAAAACAAACCGGGAGAGGAAATAAAACGTGGCTTGAAGTCGTTACAAATGCGCTTGGAAAGCTGGCAGCGTCAACTCAATAGTCTTAAATATAGAAAAAATTATGAGGAGGAAAGAAAGTTACTTGCGGGAAGAGTTAATGAGCTGGTCGCTAGAATTCCGCAAGAGTTTCCCCTGAGGAAGGAATTAGTCGACAGCACGTTAACTTTAAAGAACGGAAACTTGCAGAATCAATGGGAATCGCAAATACGAAATCTTTCAAATTCCATCGGGGGGATTTCCAATCTGTCCGAACCAGTCGGCTCGCACCTGCCGGACCAGCTAAGCCATATAGGGCATAGTTTATTAGAGTATAGAGGGAAGCCGGTTGATACTTCGGAGAAAGGAAGTGACTCGCCAGCTTTTACAAATGCCTTCTTGTCTACAGTTCAATCATTGCCTGCCGACCTCCCGATAAAGAGATGGTCTACAGGTACAGCGTTTGTTCCTTCTGGCCTAGAAAATACACTATTTGTTGGTTTTGATGGTGATATTTATATAGAGGCAGTTGACGAGCTGGAGAAAAAGCGTTCTGAACTAGCCTCAGATTACCATAGACTCGCTAATCTACAAGGGCAATTGAAGGGTGATGGGCGATCACTTTTAGGCTGGGTTAACGATTTTAGTGAGAATGTTAATAACTGGCTGAGAGTTTGGGATGCTCATCCTGACAGTAAACGCGTTTCGGAGTTGAAGCAAAGGTTGCAGGATCAGTTAGAGGGATTGTCAGATTTGGCAAATGTGCGCTACGCAGAAATCAACGGTCAGATAGAGAACGTCACTAGGGAAGGACAGGCCGTTACGGATAAACTGAACCAGATGAGGCGGTTTCAAGGTGTTGCTAAAGATATTAATGCTCATTCAAAAAAACTTTCACATCTTATAGATAGACCTGCTTTTACCGTCGAAGGGCTGACTGACTATGTTAGTGACTATCTAGAAAAGCTAAAGACTCCCGAAACAACAGGGTTTTCTGCCAGTAATGGAGAGGCAGTAATTCAAGAGCTTGGCAAGGTTTTTTCTGATTGGTCTGCATTAGAGATTCAGAAAGTAGAAGATGATGCCAATTCAACAGACTTGGTTAGTTTAGAGCAAGCAGAGAAAATGATCTCAGACGCACTGGCGATATGTAAACAGGAGTCAAGCGCAAGAAGCCAGTTACTGTCAGTTGTCGGAGTAATACCACAGGTTGAGCTTGAGCAGCTATTAAGCAATATGAATTTGCTTCTAGCAAGCTTCCATTTTCCTGAAGATTTTCTACCCATAGTGCTTGAAAATAATGGCACTGAAAAATCCCCGAAATGGTCGTTTGCGACTAAGTTAGGAGTGAAGTTCGATGACTTGTCGACGGGTCAAAAATCACAGCTAGCTATTTGTTGGACGATCAACCTTAACTTGGCCATGACTAAACAGCTGGGGCATCAAGTTATTGGATTTGATGACTTCACTACATCCCTTGATATGAACCAACTGATTCCCGCCGCTGTACTGCTCCGCAAACTCGCGTATGCCGATGCTAATGATGGTTGGAAGCGGCAGGTTTTTGTTACCAGTCATCACGAAGACCTAACAAACAGGCTTCTTGATTTTCTGCTCCCGCCGCAAGGAAAGTCGATGAAGGTAATTCAGTTTGAAGATTGGAGCCCAGAGTCTGGTCCACAAGTGAAGTGCTATAAGGTAGATATGGGAGAGGTTACATCCAGTGGTCTGGAAGAGGCAATAAAGCGCGTGGTAACTAGTTGTTAG
- a CDS encoding site-specific integrase, whose translation MEQYTDSQKNPKLLEQMRIDLRRKHYSQNTEKTYLYWVRYYIHFHQLQTPKDLNHSHIEQFLNYLAVNKHVSCATQNQALNAIVYLYRQVVKQNVGGLNYLRNARTFKNIPTALSGPEITGFLSQMSGFYGGECLQWARK comes from the coding sequence ATGGAACAATATACGGACTCACAAAAAAACCCAAAACTATTGGAGCAAATGCGAATCGATTTGAGACGGAAGCACTATAGTCAGAATACCGAAAAGACCTACCTGTACTGGGTACGCTACTACATCCATTTCCATCAATTGCAAACCCCCAAAGACCTAAACCACTCCCACATCGAACAATTTCTCAATTATCTGGCAGTCAACAAGCACGTCTCGTGCGCCACTCAGAATCAGGCCCTAAATGCTATCGTCTATCTCTATCGGCAAGTCGTAAAGCAGAATGTTGGTGGCTTGAATTACTTGCGCAACGCCCGCACTTTTAAAAATATTCCTACAGCCCTTAGCGGACCAGAAATTACCGGCTTCCTCTCACAGATGAGCGGCTTTTATGGAGGTGAATGTCTGCAGTGGGCGCGGAAGTGA
- a CDS encoding carboxypeptidase-like regulatory domain-containing protein gives MKTIVALLLVFSLTGCYPVYKTLQPRSHILVLDESGAPIQGAVVVLVANAYPYGHEKTRMEVVTNSKGEARFPSSKEWRMEVMVMHGMEIYYWNWCVTKEGYETYITRDGNAKDFDRKPTVILSEGDSTKCPVQLY, from the coding sequence ATGAAAACTATTGTAGCTCTACTATTAGTGTTTTCTTTGACCGGTTGTTATCCGGTATATAAGACATTGCAGCCAAGATCGCACATTTTGGTTTTGGATGAATCTGGGGCGCCGATTCAAGGAGCCGTTGTCGTTCTGGTGGCGAATGCCTATCCATATGGTCATGAAAAAACCAGAATGGAAGTCGTAACAAATTCTAAAGGTGAGGCTCGATTTCCTAGTTCTAAGGAATGGCGAATGGAAGTTATGGTTATGCACGGAATGGAAATATACTATTGGAACTGGTGCGTTACTAAAGAAGGGTACGAAACATACATTACACGTGATGGTAATGCTAAAGATTTTGATCGCAAGCCTACGGTAATATTAAGCGAAGGGGACAGTACAAAATGCCCTGTTCAACTTTACTAG
- a CDS encoding transposase yields MNTTTATHIDRSERNVGIDIGKSMLDVCIFELDIYLQYPNTPGGIRELLKKLSRYRLSRILAEATGGYERSLIEDCAERELPVIIVQPTQVRQFGKAQG; encoded by the coding sequence ATGAATACAACTACCGCCACACACATTGATCGTAGTGAAAGAAATGTAGGAATCGATATCGGTAAAAGCATGCTGGATGTCTGCATTTTTGAACTCGATATTTATTTGCAATACCCCAACACACCAGGAGGAATTCGAGAACTGCTGAAAAAACTTTCACGTTACAGGTTATCACGCATTTTGGCTGAGGCAACCGGTGGTTATGAACGAAGCCTAATTGAAGACTGCGCAGAAAGAGAACTACCAGTCATCATCGTACAACCAACCCAGGTGCGCCAGTTTGGTAAAGCTCAAGGCTGA
- a CDS encoding alkaline phosphatase D family protein, which produces MKNKLVLGPILGLESDSLYTVTFVTNSSVEKAWVKFGDDKVPASSLGGIRSGSVWRAELKIEAGADSKNISYNVLTDEIEVTDSSGRSCWSFYVPGKSEKPKMAYVSCNGFSDYKLMNATEQPYRLWEQMKSEHAESAFSLLLMGGDQVYADSIWTQINSLKLWNELPRAEKIKRSATKDMRAQIDKFYSELYVSRWNKEPLATMLASIPSIMMWDDHDIFDGWGSYPDEMQSCEVYQAIFAAAKKHYELLQVRGRNTSLLAKDKENPEHYSSAVTFRGYTILSLDNRSDRRLTEVMSQDHWLDITGFLENKCPKGDLLVLSAVPVVYRDFSFAESAVDATPWEEALEDDLKDHWRAKEHEGERLKLIMNLLTNAHKRKGKTVMLSGDVHVGCLGIIQDKRKEHPVNIHQVVSSGIVHPAPTYLEWLGILAITNDDLEYLDETRSITADMIKPHGSNKYIRARNFVTLLEGTDKKLWVNWVCEGKDKPAYPLQSSGRQP; this is translated from the coding sequence ATGAAAAATAAACTGGTGCTTGGACCCATTCTGGGATTGGAAAGCGATTCCCTGTATACCGTAACCTTTGTTACAAACAGTTCAGTGGAAAAAGCGTGGGTAAAGTTTGGTGACGATAAAGTACCAGCTTCTTCATTGGGAGGCATCCGCTCTGGATCAGTATGGCGGGCCGAGTTGAAGATTGAGGCAGGAGCAGATTCGAAGAATATTTCATACAACGTCTTAACGGACGAAATTGAAGTAACGGACAGCAGTGGTAGATCGTGCTGGTCCTTTTATGTTCCGGGGAAAAGCGAAAAGCCCAAGATGGCTTACGTTTCCTGCAATGGATTCTCTGATTACAAACTCATGAATGCTACGGAGCAACCATACAGACTCTGGGAGCAGATGAAGAGTGAACATGCTGAAAGCGCTTTCTCACTTCTTTTGATGGGAGGGGATCAGGTCTACGCTGATTCAATTTGGACGCAGATCAACTCTCTCAAGCTCTGGAACGAGCTTCCGCGGGCAGAAAAAATAAAGCGCTCTGCAACCAAGGACATGCGTGCGCAGATCGACAAATTCTACAGCGAACTCTATGTGAGCCGCTGGAATAAAGAACCGCTAGCCACCATGCTCGCCTCCATTCCCTCGATTATGATGTGGGACGACCACGATATTTTTGACGGTTGGGGAAGCTATCCCGATGAGATGCAATCCTGCGAGGTTTACCAGGCCATCTTCGCAGCCGCCAAAAAGCACTACGAGTTACTTCAGGTCCGGGGACGCAATACCAGTTTGCTTGCCAAAGACAAAGAGAACCCAGAGCACTATTCCTCAGCGGTCACCTTTCGCGGCTACACCATCCTCTCGCTGGATAACCGTTCCGACCGACGCCTTACCGAGGTCATGAGTCAGGACCACTGGTTAGATATTACGGGTTTCCTGGAAAACAAATGCCCGAAAGGCGATCTGCTTGTACTCAGCGCGGTGCCTGTGGTTTACCGGGACTTTTCTTTCGCGGAAAGTGCGGTTGATGCGACCCCGTGGGAAGAGGCGCTTGAGGATGATCTCAAGGATCACTGGCGGGCCAAGGAGCATGAAGGAGAGCGTTTAAAACTGATCATGAACCTGCTGACAAACGCACACAAGCGAAAGGGAAAAACCGTGATGTTGTCAGGTGATGTTCACGTTGGTTGCCTGGGGATTATTCAGGACAAGCGAAAAGAACACCCCGTCAATATTCATCAGGTTGTGTCCTCAGGTATTGTCCATCCGGCACCAACTTATCTTGAGTGGCTCGGTATTCTTGCGATCACAAATGATGACCTGGAATACCTGGATGAGACCCGATCCATCACAGCGGACATGATCAAGCCTCATGGATCAAATAAGTACATTCGGGCGAGAAACTTTGTCACCTTGCTCGAAGGTACGGACAAAAAGCTCTGGGTGAACTGGGTGTGCGAAGGCAAAGACAAGCCCGCGTATCCCTTGCAGTCATCCGGCCGACAGCCTTAA
- a CDS encoding DNA/RNA non-specific endonuclease encodes MKRRIYLLLLGCLFSVEPALADYIDARRSMHLKEQPSVNGISLTKIEVGERVEVLEGSRQTNGYYYVATQDGYEGYVYRTVGRITVTDETTFVEDTDHSPLAMDMGCEKHLVYGMPQPADQVLCREGYAAGYSYTYKIPLWVTYRITREQILTTGSDRQGISFRQDKTIPSDFRSKNSDYLNSGYDRGHMAPNASMDFSVNAQLESFLFSNIAPQLPDFNRDSHGSTGVWGRLEKYERRWIEQRGELVIIMGAFPGEEALTIGQGVAVPSHFYRVIVDPATLESIAFWMPQEKNTAHQITRYLASIDEIEQQAKIDLLSNITPAIQDIIEAERQTALW; translated from the coding sequence ATGAAACGCAGAATTTACCTTTTACTCTTGGGTTGTCTCTTCAGTGTTGAACCCGCACTTGCTGACTATATTGATGCCAGACGCTCCATGCACCTGAAAGAGCAGCCGAGCGTCAACGGTATCAGCCTAACGAAAATCGAGGTCGGTGAGCGGGTAGAGGTGCTGGAGGGGAGCCGACAAACTAACGGCTATTATTACGTTGCCACCCAGGACGGTTATGAAGGCTATGTATACCGAACTGTTGGGCGGATCACGGTTACCGACGAGACCACCTTCGTCGAGGATACCGACCATAGCCCTCTCGCGATGGACATGGGGTGCGAAAAGCACCTGGTGTATGGAATGCCTCAGCCAGCAGACCAGGTGCTGTGTCGGGAAGGCTATGCGGCCGGGTATAGCTACACGTACAAAATACCGCTGTGGGTGACCTACCGGATTACTCGCGAGCAGATCCTGACGACCGGCAGTGATAGACAAGGCATCAGTTTCAGGCAGGACAAAACCATACCCAGCGACTTCCGTTCAAAAAACAGCGACTACCTCAACTCAGGCTACGACCGGGGGCATATGGCCCCGAACGCTTCAATGGATTTTAGTGTGAACGCCCAGTTGGAAAGTTTCCTCTTCAGCAACATTGCGCCGCAACTGCCCGATTTTAATCGGGACTCTCACGGAAGCACCGGGGTTTGGGGGCGGCTGGAGAAGTATGAGCGCCGCTGGATTGAGCAGCGCGGTGAGCTCGTCATTATCATGGGCGCTTTCCCTGGCGAGGAAGCCTTGACGATCGGTCAGGGTGTTGCTGTTCCCTCGCACTTCTATCGTGTCATTGTTGATCCCGCCACCCTGGAATCCATTGCATTCTGGATGCCGCAGGAGAAAAACACAGCGCATCAGATAACCCGCTATCTGGCATCGATCGATGAGATTGAACAACAGGCAAAAATCGATCTGCTGAGCAATATAACACCGGCCATACAAGACATTATTGAAGCGGAGAGACAGACAGCGCTTTGGTAG